In a single window of the Pseudogemmatithrix spongiicola genome:
- a CDS encoding ArgE/DapE family deacylase produces the protein MRRELAPPGDALALTRALVACDSRNPAFAPDAPGEGAAAQLLADTLTAWGFTVDLVDAAPGRPNVLARIGGGHGGRSLILNGHLDTVGVAGMTHDPFGADVRDGRLYGRGSCDMKAGVAAMCAAAHRAASTGLGGEVIIAAVADEEWESIGTRHLLAMGLRAHAAIVTEPTRLAICPAHRGFSWADVRVEGRAAHGSRYDIGIDAVTHAALLLAELDGYQRDVLPGITHPLLGRASFHAGPIHSDGSLSAYPAWCTVGLERRTLPGEDGAHFVHEIEAAIARVAARTPNFRASVTPGLIQQPNDVPVDHALVQGLKAAATTRGAAAPIEGLSCWTDAALFTAAGIPAICFGPGDIGLAHAAEEYCPVDEIAVATDVLTQFVVDWCGPKGVAWGS, from the coding sequence GTGCGGCGTGAGCTCGCTCCGCCCGGCGATGCCCTCGCGCTCACGCGCGCGCTCGTCGCGTGTGACTCCCGCAATCCCGCCTTCGCCCCGGACGCACCGGGCGAAGGCGCCGCGGCCCAGCTCCTCGCCGACACGCTCACCGCGTGGGGCTTCACGGTCGATCTCGTCGACGCCGCGCCCGGCCGCCCCAACGTCCTCGCGCGCATCGGCGGCGGGCATGGCGGCCGTTCGCTCATCCTGAACGGCCATCTCGACACCGTCGGCGTCGCCGGCATGACGCACGATCCCTTCGGTGCCGATGTCCGCGACGGCCGGCTCTACGGCCGCGGCTCCTGCGACATGAAAGCCGGCGTCGCCGCGATGTGCGCCGCCGCGCACCGCGCCGCCTCCACCGGACTCGGCGGGGAAGTCATCATCGCCGCCGTCGCCGACGAAGAGTGGGAGAGCATCGGCACGCGCCACCTGCTCGCGATGGGCCTGCGCGCCCACGCGGCGATCGTCACCGAACCGACGCGCCTCGCGATCTGCCCGGCGCATCGCGGCTTCTCCTGGGCCGACGTGCGCGTCGAAGGCCGCGCCGCGCATGGCTCGCGCTACGACATCGGCATCGATGCCGTCACCCACGCGGCGTTGCTGCTCGCCGAACTCGACGGATACCAACGCGATGTGCTGCCCGGCATCACGCATCCATTGCTCGGGCGCGCCTCCTTCCACGCGGGCCCCATCCACAGCGACGGTTCGCTGAGCGCCTACCCCGCCTGGTGCACGGTCGGGCTCGAACGCCGCACGCTGCCCGGTGAAGACGGCGCACACTTCGTGCACGAGATCGAAGCGGCGATCGCCCGCGTCGCCGCGCGTACGCCCAACTTCCGCGCCAGCGTGACGCCGGGCCTCATCCAGCAGCCGAACGACGTGCCCGTCGATCACGCGCTCGTGCAAGGTCTCAAGGCCGCCGCCACCACGCGCGGCGCAGCGGCGCCCATCGAAGGCCTCAGCTGCTGGACCGACGCCGCGCTCTTCACCGCCGCCGGCATTCCCGCCATCTGCTTCGGTCCCGGCGACATCGGCCTCGCGCACGCCGCCGAGGAGTATTGCCCGGTCGACGAGATCGCCGTCGCCACCGACGTGCTCACGCAGTTCGTCGTCGATTGGTGCGGACCCAAGGGCGTCGCATGGGGCAGCTGA
- a CDS encoding ribonuclease H family protein: protein MNAGELPLVAVYADESCLGNGKEGANPGGAGVLIEFRHADGRITRRDLWVSDPATTNNRMALRSVIETFDALGAKGQQFRVQFTTDSRYIVDGMTGWVFGWARAGWKRKTGPIENLPLWHDAIRSAASHRVSWQWVRGHDGHPQNEYANHLATRAAADQSRSGGAIESGFDAWLAAYRAKGGRVTEIAAFPDSATFKASASLPRVP from the coding sequence GTGAACGCGGGCGAGCTCCCGCTCGTCGCCGTCTACGCCGACGAGTCCTGCCTCGGCAACGGCAAGGAAGGCGCGAATCCCGGCGGCGCGGGCGTGCTGATCGAGTTCCGCCATGCCGACGGTCGCATCACGCGCCGCGACCTCTGGGTCAGCGATCCCGCCACGACGAACAATCGCATGGCCCTGCGCTCCGTCATCGAGACCTTCGATGCCTTGGGCGCCAAGGGCCAGCAGTTCCGCGTGCAGTTCACCACCGACTCGCGCTACATCGTCGATGGCATGACGGGCTGGGTGTTCGGGTGGGCGCGCGCCGGATGGAAGCGCAAGACCGGCCCGATCGAGAATCTCCCGCTGTGGCACGACGCGATCCGCAGCGCCGCCTCGCACCGCGTGAGCTGGCAGTGGGTGCGCGGCCACGATGGCCATCCGCAGAACGAGTACGCCAACCACCTGGCGACACGCGCCGCCGCGGACCAATCGCGGTCGGGCGGCGCCATCGAGAGCGGCTTCGACGCCTGGCTCGCGGCGTATCGCGCCAAGGGCGGACGCGTCACGGAGATCGCGGCGTTTCCCGATAGCGCGACGTTCAAGGCCTCGGCATCTTTGCCGCGGGTCCCCTGA